One genomic window of Mustela nigripes isolate SB6536 chromosome 15, MUSNIG.SB6536, whole genome shotgun sequence includes the following:
- the LOC132002565 gene encoding kelch repeat and BTB domain-containing protein 6 gives MQSREEAPRSRRLASPRGGKRPKRIHKPTVSAFFTGPEELKDTAHSAALLAQLKSFYDARLLCDVTIEVVTPGSGPGTGRLFPCNRNVLAAACPYFKSMFTGGMYESHQANVTMHDVDAESFEVLVDYCYTGRVSLSEANVERLYAASDMLQLEYVREACASFLARRLDLANCTAIFKFADAFGHRKLRSQAQSFIAHNFKQLSQMGSIREETLADLTLAQLLSILRLDSLNIELEQTVCHVAVQWLEAAPKERGPSAAEVFKCVRWTHFTDENKDYLEGLLTNTIVKKYCLDLIEGALQMRYGDKLCKSLVPKPETSSGSSGGGGSSSVGGSGSGSGGGSGGGSSSSGSGSGSGSGSGSGSGSGGGGGGCSSSSSSSGGGSSSSSVVPTAENPPQRLGVCAKKMVIFFGHPRDPFLCCDPYTGDIYKVPSPLTCLAHTRTVTTLAVCVSPDHDIYLAAQPRKDLWVYKPAQNSWQQLADRLLCREGMDVAYLNGYIYILGGRDPITGVKLKEVECYSVQRNQWALVAPLPHSFISFDLMVIQNYLYALNSKRMFCYDPSHNMWLKCVSLKRNDFQEACVFNDEIYCICDIPVMKVYNPVRGEWRQINNIPLVSETNNYRIINHGQKLLLITSRTPQWKKNRVTVYEYDTRGDQWINIGTTLGLFQFDSNFFCLSARVYPSCLEPGHSFLTEEEDVPSESSTEWDLGGFSELDSESGSSSSLSDDDLWVQVAPQ, from the coding sequence ATGCAGTCCCGGGAAGAAGCTCCGCGCTCTCGCCGCCTGGCCAGTCCTCGCGGCGGCAAGCGGCCCAAGAGAATCCACAAGCCCACGGTTTCGGCTTTTTTCACGGGCCCGGAGGAGCTGAAGGACACGGCTCATTCTGCAGCCCTCCTGGCACAGCTGAAGTCCTTCTACGACGCGCGGCTGTTATGCGATGTGACCATCGAGGTGGTGACGCCTGGCAGCGGGCCTGGCACCGGCCGCCTCTTCCCCTGCAACCGTAACGTGCTGGCTGCCGCGTGTCCCTACTTCAAGAGCATGTTCACCGGCGGCATGTACGAGAGCCACCAGGCAAACGTGACCATGCATGATGTGGATGCCGAGTCCTTCGAGGTGCTGGTCGACTACTGCTACACGGGTCGAGTGTCCTTGAGTGAAGCCAACGTGGAACGCCTTTACGCGGCCTCTGACATGTTGCAGCTCGAGTATGTGCGGGAAGCCTGTGCCTCCTTCCTAGCCCGCCGCCTTGACCTGGCCAACTGCACTGCCATCTTCAAGTTTGCTGATGCCTTCGGCCATCGCAAGCTGCGATCGCAGGCCCAGTCCTTTATAGCCCACAATTTCAAGCAGCTCAGCCAGATGGGCTCGATTCGGGAAGAGACTCTGGCAGATCTGACCCTCGCCCAGTTGCTGTCAATCCTGCGCCTGGATAGTCTCAACATAGAGCTGGAGCAGACCGTGTGTCATGTGGCGGTGCAGTGGTTGGAGGCGGCTCCCAAGGAGCGAGGTCCGAGCGCTGCGGAGGTCTTCAAGTGTGTCCGCTGGACGCACTTCACAGATGAAAATAAGGATTACCTGGAAGGGCTGCTGACCAACACCATTGTGAAGAAGTACTGTCTGGACCTTATTGAAGGGGCCCTGCAGATGCGCTATGGTGACAAGTTGTGCAAGTCTCTGGTGCCGAAGCCAGAGACCAGCAGTGGCAGCAGCGGCGGGGGCGGCAGCAGCAGCGtgggcggcagcggcagcggcagcggggGCGGCAGCgggggcggcagcagcagcagcggcagcggcagcggcagcggcagcggcagcggcagcggcagcggcagcggggGCGGTGGCGGtggctgcagcagcagcagcagcagcagcggtgGTGGTAGCTCTAGCTCCTCTGTCGTGCCCACAGCAGAAAATCCCCCCCAGAGGCTGGGCGTGTGTGCTAAGAAGATGGTGATCTTCTTTGGACATCCTAGAGATCCCTTTCTGTGCTGTGACCCATACACCGGCGATATTTACAAAGTGCCGTCACCTCTGACCTGCCTTGCTCACACTAGGACTGTCACCACCTTAGCTGTCTGTGTCTCTCCAGACCATGACATCTACCTGGCCGCTCAGCCCAGGAAGGACCTCTGGGTGTACAAGCCAGCCCAGAATAGCTGGCAGCAGCTTGCTGACCGCCTGCTGTGCCGGGAGGGCATGGATGTGGCCTACCTCAATGGCTACATCTACATCTTGGGTGGGCGAGACCCCATTACCGGTGTTAAGCTGAAGGAAGTGGAATGCTACAGTGTCCAGAGAAACCAGTGGGCACTGGTGGCTCCACTACCCCATTCCTTCATATCCTTCGATCTAATGGTAATCCAGAACTATCTCTATGCCCTCAACAGTAAGCGCATGTTCTGCTATGATCCTAGCCACAATATGTGGCTCAAGTGTGTTTCTCTCAAGCGCAATGACTTTCAGGAAGCGTGTGTCTTCAATGATGAGATCTACTGCATCTGTGACATCCCAGTCATGAAGGTCTACAATCCGGTCAGAGGAGAATGGAGGCAGATTAATAATATTCCCTTGGTGTCGGAGACCAACAACTACCGCATTATCAATCACGGCCAAAAACTGTTGCTGATCACCTCGCGCACCCCGCAGTGGAAGAAGAACCGGGTGACCGTGTATGAATATGACACTAGGGGGGACCAGTGGATTAACATAGGTACCACCTTAGGCCTCTTCCAGTTTGATTCTAACTTCTTTTGCCTCTCAGCTCGTGTTTATCCTTCCTGCCTTGAACCTGGTCACAGTTTCCTCACTGAGGAAGAAGATGTGCCAAGTGAATCTAGCACTGAATGGGATTTAGGTGGATTCAGTGAGCTGGACTCTGAGTCAGGAAGTTCAAGTTCTTTATCTGATGATGATTTGTGGGTTCAGGTAGCACCTCAGTGA